A genomic segment from Armatimonadota bacterium encodes:
- a CDS encoding FAD-dependent oxidoreductase, with protein MKETRCDVLIVGGGTGGCAAAMAASSLGLKVVMTEETEWIGGQLTAQAVPPDEHPWIESFGCTARYRQYRNAVRQFYREHYPLTPQARNHPRLNPGNGWVSRLCHEPRVGLAVLNAMLHYARTAGRLDVRLHRKPISAEVEGDRVLAVTVRNLHTGEEEVIQARYVLDATELGDLLPMTGTEYVVGAESQRETGEPHAVEGDAQPDNVQGITWCFAMAYDPDGDHTIEKPAQYERWREYQPPFWPDRLLGWYTAHPITLEKTRWFLFPHESSNPYRSLFTYRRIVCRDHYPPELAPHEVTIVNWPQNDYFVGTIIDQPEEVVRQRLEEARQLSLSLLYWLQTEAPRPDGGIGYPGLYLRPDITGTDDGLAMYPYIRESRRIRAVFTVTEHHVASELNPGADRARPFHDSVGVGCYRIDLHPSTNGTNSIDIGALPFQIPLGALLPIRMRNLLPACKNIGTTHITNGCFRLHPVEWNIGEAAGLLAAFCIQRSAEPHQVREEENLLTEYQNLLRAQGVELEWPQTHPV; from the coding sequence ATGAAGGAAACCCGTTGTGACGTGTTGATTGTAGGCGGTGGAACCGGAGGCTGTGCCGCAGCAATGGCAGCTTCCAGCCTCGGTCTGAAAGTGGTGATGACCGAGGAGACCGAATGGATTGGCGGGCAGCTGACCGCTCAAGCGGTGCCGCCTGACGAGCACCCGTGGATCGAAAGTTTTGGCTGTACGGCGCGCTATCGGCAGTACCGAAACGCAGTACGCCAGTTCTACCGCGAGCATTACCCGCTTACCCCACAGGCTCGCAATCACCCGCGTCTGAACCCGGGCAACGGCTGGGTATCGCGCCTTTGCCACGAACCGCGTGTGGGGCTGGCGGTGCTGAATGCCATGTTGCACTATGCCCGTACCGCCGGGCGGCTGGATGTGCGCCTGCACCGCAAGCCGATTTCTGCCGAGGTGGAAGGCGACAGGGTGCTCGCGGTGACCGTACGCAACTTGCACACTGGAGAGGAAGAGGTGATCCAGGCACGCTACGTGCTGGATGCTACCGAGCTGGGTGACCTGTTGCCGATGACCGGAACCGAGTACGTGGTGGGCGCGGAGTCGCAGCGCGAAACGGGAGAACCCCATGCGGTGGAGGGGGATGCACAGCCAGATAATGTGCAGGGAATCACCTGGTGCTTTGCGATGGCGTACGACCCCGATGGTGACCACACGATCGAAAAGCCCGCCCAGTACGAACGCTGGCGCGAGTACCAGCCCCCCTTCTGGCCCGACAGACTGCTCGGCTGGTACACTGCCCATCCGATAACGCTGGAAAAGACACGCTGGTTCCTTTTCCCGCACGAGTCCAGCAACCCGTATCGTTCCCTGTTTACCTACCGGCGCATCGTCTGCCGTGACCACTATCCACCGGAGCTTGCGCCGCATGAGGTGACCATCGTCAACTGGCCACAGAACGACTACTTTGTGGGTACGATCATCGACCAGCCCGAAGAGGTGGTGCGGCAGAGGCTGGAGGAGGCGCGACAGCTTTCGCTCAGCCTGCTCTACTGGCTGCAGACGGAGGCGCCTCGTCCCGACGGCGGCATCGGCTATCCCGGTCTGTACCTGCGTCCCGACATCACCGGCACCGACGATGGGCTGGCGATGTATCCCTATATCCGCGAGTCCCGGCGCATCCGAGCCGTGTTCACCGTGACCGAGCATCACGTGGCGTCGGAACTGAACCCCGGCGCGGACAGGGCGCGACCGTTCCACGATAGCGTGGGAGTGGGCTGTTACCGCATCGACCTGCATCCCAGCACCAACGGCACGAACTCCATCGACATCGGTGCGTTGCCTTTCCAGATACCGCTGGGTGCGCTGCTGCCGATAAGGATGCGTAACCTGTTGCCCGCCTGCAAGAATATTGGCACCACACATATCACCAATGGTTGCTTCCGACTGCACCCGGTGGAGTGGAACATCGGCGAGGCGGCTGGTTTACTCGCCGCGTTTTGTATCCAGCGCAGCGCGGAGCCGCATCAGGTCAGGGAAGAGGAGAACTTACTGACGGAGTATCAAAACCTGCTGCGGGCACAGGGGGTGGAGCTGGAGTGGCCGCAGACGCATCCGGTGTGA
- a CDS encoding rod shape-determining protein RodA: MRKYLRELDWTTILVALLLCAVGLVMIDSARRAQGDSLLFVRKQAIAMGIGIVAMFVIASVPVQTWLRWTKWFYGINVSLLVLVDIAGKTTKGSQRWIPLPGGFHFQPSEIAKIFVILTLAAWLASREEKIREPWTVAKSLLYIGVPVLLIFKQPDLGTSLVIIAIWFGMMMLAGAKLKHLGVVVLMGAVAFTALWHLDVLEDYQKNRLVAFLNPQRDPRGSGYHILQARIAVGSGQVFGKGLFHGTQNVLLFIPEQHTDFIFTVVAEETGFAGSIALLSAYAVLLWRFSRLILQSHRLYVRLIAAGITTFFAYHVIVNTGMVIGILPVVGVWLPFVSFGGTAVIVCFLALGYMQAIHRQQYEVMF, translated from the coding sequence ATGAGAAAATACCTCCGAGAACTGGACTGGACGACCATTCTGGTAGCCCTGCTGTTGTGTGCGGTGGGTCTGGTGATGATTGACAGCGCACGACGGGCGCAGGGCGACAGCCTGCTTTTCGTGCGCAAACAAGCCATCGCAATGGGCATCGGGATTGTGGCGATGTTTGTGATCGCCTCTGTGCCGGTGCAAACGTGGCTACGGTGGACGAAATGGTTTTACGGGATAAACGTCTCCCTGCTGGTACTCGTAGACATCGCCGGTAAAACCACGAAGGGTTCTCAACGCTGGATCCCTCTTCCGGGAGGCTTTCATTTCCAGCCCTCTGAAATCGCAAAGATTTTTGTCATCCTGACACTGGCGGCGTGGCTTGCCAGCCGGGAGGAGAAAATCCGCGAACCATGGACAGTGGCAAAATCGCTGTTATACATCGGCGTTCCCGTACTGCTGATATTCAAACAGCCCGACCTGGGAACCTCGCTGGTCATCATCGCGATATGGTTCGGGATGATGATGCTGGCGGGGGCGAAACTGAAGCATCTTGGGGTTGTCGTGCTGATGGGGGCTGTGGCATTCACCGCGTTATGGCACCTGGATGTGCTGGAAGACTACCAGAAGAACCGACTGGTTGCCTTCCTGAACCCTCAGCGCGACCCGCGCGGCTCGGGCTACCACATTCTGCAGGCGCGTATTGCGGTGGGCTCTGGGCAGGTGTTCGGTAAGGGGTTGTTTCACGGTACACAGAACGTGCTGTTGTTCATTCCCGAACAACATACCGACTTCATCTTTACGGTCGTCGCGGAGGAGACGGGATTCGCAGGCAGTATCGCCTTGCTGTCGGCGTACGCTGTGCTGCTATGGCGTTTCTCACGCCTGATTTTGCAGTCACATCGGCTCTACGTGCGCCTGATTGCAGCAGGAATCACCACCTTTTTTGCCTACCACGTCATCGTCAACACGGGCATGGTCATTGGCATCCTGCCTGTAGTAGGGGTGTGGCTGCCCTTCGTGAGCTTCGGGGGCACAGCGGTGATTGTCTGCTTTCTTGCTCTGGGCTACATGCAAGCCATCCATCGCCAGCAGTATGAGGTGATGTTTTAG
- a CDS encoding 2-deoxyribose-5-phosphate aldolase: protein MNRLELAKRIDHTLLRPTGTCADIERLCEEALQYHFASVCIQPCWLKIAVRYLEGSDVAVGTVVGFPLGANMPAVKLYEAEQALAAGATELDMVIALPALKSGDWRTVHHEIEQIASLCRSAKPAAVLKAIIECCYLTQEEKIQATRVVAESGADFVKTSTGFGEGGATIEDVRLLRSAAPPALKVKAAGGIRTLSLALELLRAGADRIGTSSGVTLLQQMEEGA from the coding sequence ATGAACCGTTTAGAACTCGCCAAGCGCATTGACCACACCCTGCTTCGACCTACCGGCACCTGTGCGGATATTGAGCGGTTGTGTGAGGAGGCTCTGCAGTACCACTTCGCCAGCGTGTGTATCCAGCCGTGCTGGCTGAAAATAGCCGTGCGCTATCTGGAAGGGAGCGATGTTGCCGTGGGCACAGTGGTGGGGTTCCCATTGGGGGCGAACATGCCTGCGGTCAAGCTGTATGAGGCAGAACAGGCACTGGCGGCAGGCGCCACTGAACTGGACATGGTTATCGCCCTTCCCGCTTTGAAGTCGGGTGACTGGCGCACGGTGCACCACGAGATAGAGCAGATAGCCTCTTTGTGTCGCTCGGCAAAGCCTGCGGCAGTGCTGAAGGCGATTATTGAGTGCTGTTACCTGACGCAAGAAGAGAAGATTCAGGCAACGCGCGTGGTAGCGGAAAGCGGTGCGGATTTCGTCAAGACCTCTACCGGTTTCGGTGAAGGTGGAGCCACTATCGAGGATGTGCGACTGTTACGCTCCGCGGCGCCGCCTGCTCTCAAAGTGAAAGCGGCAGGGGGAATTCGCACGCTGAGCCTGGCGCTGGAACTGCTTCGGGCAGGCGCAGACCGCATCGGCACCAGCAGTGGGGTGACCCTGCTACAACAGATGGAGGAGGGAGCTTAG
- the recO gene encoding DNA repair protein RecO: MPPVNVQAIVLRRRSLGEADKVLTLFTREMGKLSAIAKGSRKPTSKLAGATETCVRARFHLAQGKTFWIVTQASVERARARLHRLLVNATAALYACELVDCLLEEGVPEEDLFDLLSGTLDELESSERPMWTLCLLENAILLQQGYTPVLDTCARCGKPVDAEQIAFLPGAGGVLCAACVRAENNVVNLSRLAWLTWRVLNASGQVDFPGEPTATELEYAVHLHLRYHLDREMRSTQVLWQLRQEL; encoded by the coding sequence TTGCCGCCCGTCAACGTGCAGGCGATTGTGCTGCGCAGGCGTTCACTGGGCGAGGCGGACAAAGTGCTCACCCTCTTCACCCGCGAAATGGGTAAACTGTCTGCCATCGCCAAAGGGTCACGCAAACCCACCAGCAAGCTGGCGGGAGCCACCGAGACCTGTGTGCGAGCGCGTTTTCATCTGGCTCAGGGCAAGACCTTCTGGATAGTCACACAAGCTTCCGTAGAACGCGCACGGGCGCGTCTGCATCGCTTGCTGGTCAACGCCACCGCCGCACTCTACGCCTGCGAGCTGGTAGACTGTCTGCTGGAGGAGGGAGTGCCCGAGGAAGACCTCTTTGATCTCCTGTCGGGTACCCTGGACGAGCTGGAGAGCAGTGAACGTCCGATGTGGACTCTGTGCCTGCTGGAGAACGCCATCCTGCTGCAGCAGGGGTATACTCCCGTGCTGGACACCTGCGCCCGTTGCGGGAAGCCAGTGGATGCGGAGCAGATTGCCTTTCTACCCGGTGCAGGTGGAGTCTTGTGTGCTGCGTGTGTGCGGGCGGAAAATAACGTGGTGAATCTGTCGCGTCTGGCATGGCTCACGTGGCGTGTGCTGAACGCAAGTGGCCAGGTAGACTTTCCGGGAGAGCCCACAGCAACGGAACTGGAGTATGCTGTACACCTGCATCTGAGGTACCATCTGGATAGAGAGATGAGGAGCACGCAGGTGCTCTGGCAACTGCGGCAGGAGCTGTGA